A region from the Anoplolepis gracilipes chromosome 2, ASM4749672v1, whole genome shotgun sequence genome encodes:
- the Liprin-gamma gene encoding uncharacterized protein Liprin-gamma isoform X6, protein MLTALKTLNHLNEEGEALALQDDLTTHPTLALMRRILADAQAKFRVMVEENAATGARLDGELERARGECATLRGELRDVRGALPIVLNNNNAGNNGGTNSNNNPGTATGASGGNPGQETEVQQQEDGKRLSAGSSPVEKRSSASDKSASPIDKRTSPVDRKDRSSPVDRRASPIERRNGSPCRSPSEKARRPYAPALEKTRLGGSGGSVDSRSGSASPDRGSANRGSGFLHRGGSDRSSVERLRISTNRDSLRSSKEMNDHDQKDADKDLVDGDARGDEDNEPPGPAPGSRPSSPANSLGIGDPVVASRLSNIHGGGHTELASARRLRLENERLVAEVARLRRLLLSGAARGEVGAEDAAMEEEARFVALEMELQHAKEALQALKTDRKRLKAEKFDLLNQMKALYGTLEDKERELRDFIRNYEQRMRENEATLGRLQQQGAGIPSEERERERERERWSLLRAARDEADRSLSLAASLADKEAALSHAHATIKELQRQLAERGGGGGICLSDQESLVSFPRGSVNGAATPGAGSSSGGGGGGGGCAVIPHVNSQPPLGITELGVSVGNAGGGVGAGGSSGGQAGDRGSCSADSGVRGSSDRESGGATSVGGNLSDSTTDGTPTITVEGSGLDMDSISVVSSVAPPHIYQSATTPKDCSPTLSPLNAFSRSMDNSSLSRSVEQLSSPLESEPRRNKQPPPVVAPAAHSRSSATRGGTWGSISRVFARSRHRKTANSTSAGSGSNEAADGFDPYRSWSPLTEEGYAEKLRLLREAASVPMERWRAPTVLAWLEVALGMPQYGPRCAENVKSGKVLLELSDAELEAGLGVTHPLHRKKLRLAIEEHRHPSHVRYPCIAQLGHTWVSSEWLPDLGLAQYSESFATNMVDARMLDHLSKKELEKLLGVTRKFHQASIVHGIHLLRMLNYDRQALAVRRHQCEQVDTDPLVWTNQRFIRWARNIDLTEYAENLKDSGVHGALVVLEPSFTGDTMATALGIPPAKHMIRRHLTAELEALVLPARSQLEVVPRNSTGGGGRPMSTASAGGSLGRGNRALHLQHHQSSLSALHMTANHTGTVDRRRSSLRTCSLLYLKKLSWRSSQGSLSRAFGLRPRSEKASPSSSSDTGSLVSQCQYMSSSVRSTSPPPPQLPPRPMTSGSGSGKRHRRVKSIGDIEYISTAAVSTPV, encoded by the exons GCAAAATTCCGCGTGATGGTGGAGGAGAACGCAGCGACCGGCGCCCGGCTCGACGGCGAGCTGGAGCGCGCCAGGGGCGAGTGCGCGACTCTTCGGGGTGAGTTGCGCGACGTCCGCGGCGCTCTGCCGATCGTACTGAACAACAACAATGCCGGCAACAACGGCGGCACCAACAGCAACAACAATCCCGGTACGGCGACCGGCGCCTCCGGTGGAAACCCCGGTCAGGAAACCGAGGTTCAGCAACAGGAGGACGGCAAGCGACTCAGCGCCGGCAGCAGCCCCGTCGAGAAGAGGAGCTCGGCCAGCGATAAATCCGCCAGTCCCATCGACAAGAGAACCAGTCCGGTAGACAGGAAGGACAGAAGCAGCCCCGTCGATCGGCGAGCCAGTCCCATAG AACGAAGGAATGGCTCGCCCTGCCGTAGCCCGAGCGAGAAGGCCCGTCGACCGTACGCCCCCGCTCTGGAGAAGACGCGGCTGGGTGGCTCCGGCGGCAGCGTGGATTCCCGATCTGGCAGCGCGAGCCCGGATCGGGGCTCGGCCAATCGGGGAAGCGGTTTCCTGCATCGCGGTGGCAGCGACCGTTCCAGCGTAGAACGGCTCCGGATATCGACTAATCGCGACTCCCTGCGATCCAGCAAGGAGATGAACGACCACGACCAGAAGGACGCCGATAAGGATCTGGTGGACGGTGACGCGCGTGGCGACGAGGACAATGAACCGCCCGGACCGGCACCGGGTAGCAGACCGTCGTCCCCGGCTAATTCCCTCG GAATTGGCGATCCAGTGGTGGCGTCCAGACTGTCCAACATTCATGGCGGCGGGCACACAGAATTGGCCAGCGCCAGAAGATTGCGACTGGAGAACGAGCGACTGGTGGCCGAGGTCGCGAGGTTGAGGAGGCTGTTGttgagcggcgcggcgcgcgGCGAGGTCGGCGCCGAGGACGCCGCGATGGAGGAGGAGGCCCGCTTCGTCGCCCTGGAAATGGAACTGCAGCACGCGAAGGAAGCGCTGCAGGCATTGAAGACCGACCGAAAGCGGCTCAAAGCGGAGAAGTTCGATCTGCTCAATCAGATGAAGGCGCTTTACGGCACCCTCGAGGACAAGGAGCGCGAACTGCGCGATTTTATACGAAATTACGAACAG CGGATGCGGGAGAACGAGGCGACCCTGGGACGTCTTCAGCAGCAAGGAGCCGGCATACCGTCAGAGGAACGTGAACGGGAAAGGGAGAGGGAACGCTGGAGTCTTTTAAGGGCGGCGAGGGACGAGGCCGATCGAAGCCTGAGCCTCGCGGCTAGTTTGGCGGACAAAGAAGCCGCCCTCTCGCACGCACACGCGACCATAAAAGAG CTGCAACGTCAGCTGGCGGaacgcggcggcggcggcgggaTCTGCCTGAGCGATCAGGAGTCCCTGGTATCGTTTCCACGAGGCAGCGTGAACGGCGCCGCGACTCCCGGTGCCGGGAGCAGcagcggcggtggcggcggtggtGGAGGCTGCGCTGTCATCCCCCACGTGAATTCACAGCCGCCGTTGGGCATCACCGAACTCGGCGTGTCCGTGGGAAACGCGGGCGGCGGTGTAGGTGCGGGAGGATCCTCTGGCGGTCAGGCCGGCGATCGCGGCAGCTGCAGCGCTGACAGCGGGGTCCGCGGGTCAAGCGACCGCGAAAGCGGTGGCGCGACCAGCGTCGGCGGAAATCTCTCGGACTCCACGACGGACG GCACGCCGACAATTACGGTCGAGGGCAGCGGTCTCGACATGGACAGCATCTCCGTGGTATCCTCCGTAGCACCACCCCATATATACCAAT CCGCGACCACGCCGAAGGATTGCAGTCCCACGTTATCGCCGCTAAACGCATTCTCAAGGTCCATGGACAATTCTTCGCTATCGCGATCCGTCGAGCAGCTATCCAGCCCGCTGGAATCCGAACCGAGGAGGAACAAGCAGCCGCCACCTGTCGTCGCACCTGCCGCGCATTCGCGATCATCCGCCACTCGCGGCGGCACATGGGGATCCATTTCAAG AGTGTTCGCCCGTTCGCGACATCGGAAGACGGCAAACAGCACCAGCGCCGGAAGCGGCAGCAACGAGGCCGCGGATGGCTTTGATCCATATCGATCGTGGTCGCCGCTGACCGAAGAGGGTTACGCCGAAAAACTTCGTTTGCTTCGTGAAGCGGCCTCCGTGCCTATGGAACGATGGCGAGCCCCGACTGTTTTAGCCTGGTTAGAGGTTGCTCTCGGGATGCCGCAGTATGGTCCACGATGCGCCGAGAATGTGAAATCGGGCAAG GTTTTACTCGAGTTAAGCGATGCCGAGCTAGAGGCCGGTTTAGGCGTGACGCATCCACTTCATCGAAAGAAGCTGCGCCTGGCCATCGAGGAACACCGGCATCCAAGCCACGTTCGGTACCCTTGCATCGCTCAACTCGGTCATACTTGGGTCAGCTCCGAATGGCTGCCGGATCTCGGCCTGGCCCAGTACTCGGAAAGTTTTGCCACCAACATGGTGGATGCACGTATGCTGGACCATCTGAGCAAAAAAGAGCTCGAGAAGCTTCTCGGAGTCACGAGGAAGTTTCATCAGGCGAGCATCGTTCACGGTATTCATCTGCTGCGAATGCTGAATTATGATCGACAG GCGCTCGCTGTCAGGAGACATCAATGCGAGCAGGTTGATACGGATCCTTTGGTCTGGACGAATCAAAGGTTCATTCGGTGGGCGAGGAATATCGATCTCACGGAATACGCCGAGAATTTGAAAG ACTCGGGTGTACACGGTGCCCTGGTTGTATTGGAACCGTCGTTCACTGGCGACACCATGGCCACCGCGTTGGGCATACCGCCGGCCAAGCATATGATTAGACGGCACCTAACCGCCGAATTGGAAGCGCTCGTTCTGCCAGCAAG AAGTCAGCTGGAGGTGGTCCCGAGGAACAGCACCGGCGGAGGTGGCCGTCCGATgagcaccgcgagcgcgggcggtAGTCTGGGTCGCGGGAACAGGGCCCTTCATCTACAGCACCATCAGAGCTCGTTGTCGGCCCTCCACATGACGGCGAATCACACCGGCACCGTCGACAGACGCAGATCCAGCCTCAGG ACCTGCAGTCTTCTTTACTTGAAAAAG TTGTCGTGGAGGAGCTCACAG GGATCCTTGAGCAGAGCGTTCGGTCTCCGGCCTAGAAGCGAGAAGGCATCACCATCGTCGTCCTCGGACACCGGCAGCCTCGTCAGCCAATGTCAGTATATGAGCAGCAGCGTTCGCAGCACctcgccgccaccgccgcagCTTCCGCCGCGGCCGATGACATCCGGCAGTGGTAGTGGCAAACGACACCGTCGCGTCAAGAGCATCGGCGACATCGAGTACATAAGCACGGCCGCGGTGAGCACCCCGGTCTGA
- the Liprin-gamma gene encoding uncharacterized protein Liprin-gamma isoform X2, giving the protein MALCQSCYETQASRQHYEPLCVLLHYSAKPLKTLNHLNEEGEALALQDDLTTHPTLALMRRILADAQAKFRVMVEENAATGARLDGELERARGECATLRGELRDVRGALPIVLNNNNAGNNGGTNSNNNPGTATGASGGNPGQETEVQQQEDGKRLSAGSSPVEKRSSASDKSASPIDKRTSPVDRKDRSSPVDRRASPIERRNGSPCRSPSEKARRPYAPALEKTRLGGSGGSVDSRSGSASPDRGSANRGSGFLHRGGSDRSSVERLRISTNRDSLRSSKEMNDHDQKDADKDLVDGDARGDEDNEPPGPAPGSRPSSPANSLGIGDPVVASRLSNIHGGGHTELASARRLRLENERLVAEVARLRRLLLSGAARGEVGAEDAAMEEEARFVALEMELQHAKEALQALKTDRKRLKAEKFDLLNQMKALYGTLEDKERELRDFIRNYEQRMRENEATLGRLQQQGAGIPSEERERERERERWSLLRAARDEADRSLSLAASLADKEAALSHAHATIKELQRQLAERGGGGGICLSDQESLVSFPRGSVNGAATPGAGSSSGGGGGGGGCAVIPHVNSQPPLGITELGVSVGNAGGGVGAGGSSGGQAGDRGSCSADSGVRGSSDRESGGATSVGGNLSDSTTDGTPTITVEGSGLDMDSISVVSSVAPPHIYQSATTPKDCSPTLSPLNAFSRSMDNSSLSRSVEQLSSPLESEPRRNKQPPPVVAPAAHSRSSATRGGTWGSISRVFARSRHRKTANSTSAGSGSNEAADGFDPYRSWSPLTEEGYAEKLRLLREAASVPMERWRAPTVLAWLEVALGMPQYGPRCAENVKSGKVLLELSDAELEAGLGVTHPLHRKKLRLAIEEHRHPSHVRYPCIAQLGHTWVSSEWLPDLGLAQYSESFATNMVDARMLDHLSKKELEKLLGVTRKFHQASIVHGIHLLRMLNYDRQALAVRRHQCEQVDTDPLVWTNQRFIRWARNIDLTEYAENLKDSGVHGALVVLEPSFTGDTMATALGIPPAKHMIRRHLTAELEALVLPARSQLEVVPRNSTGGGGRPMSTASAGGSLGRGNRALHLQHHQSSLSALHMTANHTGTVDRRRSSLRTCSLLYLKKLSWRSSQGSLSRAFGLRPRSEKASPSSSSDTGSLVSQCQYMSSSVRSTSPPPPQLPPRPMTSGSGSGKRHRRVKSIGDIEYISTAAVSTPV; this is encoded by the exons GCAAAATTCCGCGTGATGGTGGAGGAGAACGCAGCGACCGGCGCCCGGCTCGACGGCGAGCTGGAGCGCGCCAGGGGCGAGTGCGCGACTCTTCGGGGTGAGTTGCGCGACGTCCGCGGCGCTCTGCCGATCGTACTGAACAACAACAATGCCGGCAACAACGGCGGCACCAACAGCAACAACAATCCCGGTACGGCGACCGGCGCCTCCGGTGGAAACCCCGGTCAGGAAACCGAGGTTCAGCAACAGGAGGACGGCAAGCGACTCAGCGCCGGCAGCAGCCCCGTCGAGAAGAGGAGCTCGGCCAGCGATAAATCCGCCAGTCCCATCGACAAGAGAACCAGTCCGGTAGACAGGAAGGACAGAAGCAGCCCCGTCGATCGGCGAGCCAGTCCCATAG AACGAAGGAATGGCTCGCCCTGCCGTAGCCCGAGCGAGAAGGCCCGTCGACCGTACGCCCCCGCTCTGGAGAAGACGCGGCTGGGTGGCTCCGGCGGCAGCGTGGATTCCCGATCTGGCAGCGCGAGCCCGGATCGGGGCTCGGCCAATCGGGGAAGCGGTTTCCTGCATCGCGGTGGCAGCGACCGTTCCAGCGTAGAACGGCTCCGGATATCGACTAATCGCGACTCCCTGCGATCCAGCAAGGAGATGAACGACCACGACCAGAAGGACGCCGATAAGGATCTGGTGGACGGTGACGCGCGTGGCGACGAGGACAATGAACCGCCCGGACCGGCACCGGGTAGCAGACCGTCGTCCCCGGCTAATTCCCTCG GAATTGGCGATCCAGTGGTGGCGTCCAGACTGTCCAACATTCATGGCGGCGGGCACACAGAATTGGCCAGCGCCAGAAGATTGCGACTGGAGAACGAGCGACTGGTGGCCGAGGTCGCGAGGTTGAGGAGGCTGTTGttgagcggcgcggcgcgcgGCGAGGTCGGCGCCGAGGACGCCGCGATGGAGGAGGAGGCCCGCTTCGTCGCCCTGGAAATGGAACTGCAGCACGCGAAGGAAGCGCTGCAGGCATTGAAGACCGACCGAAAGCGGCTCAAAGCGGAGAAGTTCGATCTGCTCAATCAGATGAAGGCGCTTTACGGCACCCTCGAGGACAAGGAGCGCGAACTGCGCGATTTTATACGAAATTACGAACAG CGGATGCGGGAGAACGAGGCGACCCTGGGACGTCTTCAGCAGCAAGGAGCCGGCATACCGTCAGAGGAACGTGAACGGGAAAGGGAGAGGGAACGCTGGAGTCTTTTAAGGGCGGCGAGGGACGAGGCCGATCGAAGCCTGAGCCTCGCGGCTAGTTTGGCGGACAAAGAAGCCGCCCTCTCGCACGCACACGCGACCATAAAAGAG CTGCAACGTCAGCTGGCGGaacgcggcggcggcggcgggaTCTGCCTGAGCGATCAGGAGTCCCTGGTATCGTTTCCACGAGGCAGCGTGAACGGCGCCGCGACTCCCGGTGCCGGGAGCAGcagcggcggtggcggcggtggtGGAGGCTGCGCTGTCATCCCCCACGTGAATTCACAGCCGCCGTTGGGCATCACCGAACTCGGCGTGTCCGTGGGAAACGCGGGCGGCGGTGTAGGTGCGGGAGGATCCTCTGGCGGTCAGGCCGGCGATCGCGGCAGCTGCAGCGCTGACAGCGGGGTCCGCGGGTCAAGCGACCGCGAAAGCGGTGGCGCGACCAGCGTCGGCGGAAATCTCTCGGACTCCACGACGGACG GCACGCCGACAATTACGGTCGAGGGCAGCGGTCTCGACATGGACAGCATCTCCGTGGTATCCTCCGTAGCACCACCCCATATATACCAAT CCGCGACCACGCCGAAGGATTGCAGTCCCACGTTATCGCCGCTAAACGCATTCTCAAGGTCCATGGACAATTCTTCGCTATCGCGATCCGTCGAGCAGCTATCCAGCCCGCTGGAATCCGAACCGAGGAGGAACAAGCAGCCGCCACCTGTCGTCGCACCTGCCGCGCATTCGCGATCATCCGCCACTCGCGGCGGCACATGGGGATCCATTTCAAG AGTGTTCGCCCGTTCGCGACATCGGAAGACGGCAAACAGCACCAGCGCCGGAAGCGGCAGCAACGAGGCCGCGGATGGCTTTGATCCATATCGATCGTGGTCGCCGCTGACCGAAGAGGGTTACGCCGAAAAACTTCGTTTGCTTCGTGAAGCGGCCTCCGTGCCTATGGAACGATGGCGAGCCCCGACTGTTTTAGCCTGGTTAGAGGTTGCTCTCGGGATGCCGCAGTATGGTCCACGATGCGCCGAGAATGTGAAATCGGGCAAG GTTTTACTCGAGTTAAGCGATGCCGAGCTAGAGGCCGGTTTAGGCGTGACGCATCCACTTCATCGAAAGAAGCTGCGCCTGGCCATCGAGGAACACCGGCATCCAAGCCACGTTCGGTACCCTTGCATCGCTCAACTCGGTCATACTTGGGTCAGCTCCGAATGGCTGCCGGATCTCGGCCTGGCCCAGTACTCGGAAAGTTTTGCCACCAACATGGTGGATGCACGTATGCTGGACCATCTGAGCAAAAAAGAGCTCGAGAAGCTTCTCGGAGTCACGAGGAAGTTTCATCAGGCGAGCATCGTTCACGGTATTCATCTGCTGCGAATGCTGAATTATGATCGACAG GCGCTCGCTGTCAGGAGACATCAATGCGAGCAGGTTGATACGGATCCTTTGGTCTGGACGAATCAAAGGTTCATTCGGTGGGCGAGGAATATCGATCTCACGGAATACGCCGAGAATTTGAAAG ACTCGGGTGTACACGGTGCCCTGGTTGTATTGGAACCGTCGTTCACTGGCGACACCATGGCCACCGCGTTGGGCATACCGCCGGCCAAGCATATGATTAGACGGCACCTAACCGCCGAATTGGAAGCGCTCGTTCTGCCAGCAAG AAGTCAGCTGGAGGTGGTCCCGAGGAACAGCACCGGCGGAGGTGGCCGTCCGATgagcaccgcgagcgcgggcggtAGTCTGGGTCGCGGGAACAGGGCCCTTCATCTACAGCACCATCAGAGCTCGTTGTCGGCCCTCCACATGACGGCGAATCACACCGGCACCGTCGACAGACGCAGATCCAGCCTCAGG ACCTGCAGTCTTCTTTACTTGAAAAAG TTGTCGTGGAGGAGCTCACAG GGATCCTTGAGCAGAGCGTTCGGTCTCCGGCCTAGAAGCGAGAAGGCATCACCATCGTCGTCCTCGGACACCGGCAGCCTCGTCAGCCAATGTCAGTATATGAGCAGCAGCGTTCGCAGCACctcgccgccaccgccgcagCTTCCGCCGCGGCCGATGACATCCGGCAGTGGTAGTGGCAAACGACACCGTCGCGTCAAGAGCATCGGCGACATCGAGTACATAAGCACGGCCGCGGTGAGCACCCCGGTCTGA
- the Liprin-gamma gene encoding uncharacterized protein Liprin-gamma isoform X3, producing MSAAVENGVDASRKPRGGVFAEAFAKRAQPLEEALKTLNHLNEEGEALALQDDLTTHPTLALMRRILADAQAKFRVMVEENAATGARLDGELERARGECATLRGELRDVRGALPIVLNNNNAGNNGGTNSNNNPGTATGASGGNPGQETEVQQQEDGKRLSAGSSPVEKRSSASDKSASPIDKRTSPVDRKDRSSPVDRRASPIERRNGSPCRSPSEKARRPYAPALEKTRLGGSGGSVDSRSGSASPDRGSANRGSGFLHRGGSDRSSVERLRISTNRDSLRSSKEMNDHDQKDADKDLVDGDARGDEDNEPPGPAPGSRPSSPANSLGIGDPVVASRLSNIHGGGHTELASARRLRLENERLVAEVARLRRLLLSGAARGEVGAEDAAMEEEARFVALEMELQHAKEALQALKTDRKRLKAEKFDLLNQMKALYGTLEDKERELRDFIRNYEQRMRENEATLGRLQQQGAGIPSEERERERERERWSLLRAARDEADRSLSLAASLADKEAALSHAHATIKELQRQLAERGGGGGICLSDQESLVSFPRGSVNGAATPGAGSSSGGGGGGGGCAVIPHVNSQPPLGITELGVSVGNAGGGVGAGGSSGGQAGDRGSCSADSGVRGSSDRESGGATSVGGNLSDSTTDGTPTITVEGSGLDMDSISVVSSVAPPHIYQSATTPKDCSPTLSPLNAFSRSMDNSSLSRSVEQLSSPLESEPRRNKQPPPVVAPAAHSRSSATRGGTWGSISRVFARSRHRKTANSTSAGSGSNEAADGFDPYRSWSPLTEEGYAEKLRLLREAASVPMERWRAPTVLAWLEVALGMPQYGPRCAENVKSGKVLLELSDAELEAGLGVTHPLHRKKLRLAIEEHRHPSHVRYPCIAQLGHTWVSSEWLPDLGLAQYSESFATNMVDARMLDHLSKKELEKLLGVTRKFHQASIVHGIHLLRMLNYDRQALAVRRHQCEQVDTDPLVWTNQRFIRWARNIDLTEYAENLKDSGVHGALVVLEPSFTGDTMATALGIPPAKHMIRRHLTAELEALVLPARSQLEVVPRNSTGGGGRPMSTASAGGSLGRGNRALHLQHHQSSLSALHMTANHTGTVDRRRSSLRTCSLLYLKKGSLSRAFGLRPRSEKASPSSSSDTGSLVSQCQYMSSSVRSTSPPPPQLPPRPMTSGSGSGKRHRRVKSIGDIEYISTAAVSTPV from the exons GCAAAATTCCGCGTGATGGTGGAGGAGAACGCAGCGACCGGCGCCCGGCTCGACGGCGAGCTGGAGCGCGCCAGGGGCGAGTGCGCGACTCTTCGGGGTGAGTTGCGCGACGTCCGCGGCGCTCTGCCGATCGTACTGAACAACAACAATGCCGGCAACAACGGCGGCACCAACAGCAACAACAATCCCGGTACGGCGACCGGCGCCTCCGGTGGAAACCCCGGTCAGGAAACCGAGGTTCAGCAACAGGAGGACGGCAAGCGACTCAGCGCCGGCAGCAGCCCCGTCGAGAAGAGGAGCTCGGCCAGCGATAAATCCGCCAGTCCCATCGACAAGAGAACCAGTCCGGTAGACAGGAAGGACAGAAGCAGCCCCGTCGATCGGCGAGCCAGTCCCATAG AACGAAGGAATGGCTCGCCCTGCCGTAGCCCGAGCGAGAAGGCCCGTCGACCGTACGCCCCCGCTCTGGAGAAGACGCGGCTGGGTGGCTCCGGCGGCAGCGTGGATTCCCGATCTGGCAGCGCGAGCCCGGATCGGGGCTCGGCCAATCGGGGAAGCGGTTTCCTGCATCGCGGTGGCAGCGACCGTTCCAGCGTAGAACGGCTCCGGATATCGACTAATCGCGACTCCCTGCGATCCAGCAAGGAGATGAACGACCACGACCAGAAGGACGCCGATAAGGATCTGGTGGACGGTGACGCGCGTGGCGACGAGGACAATGAACCGCCCGGACCGGCACCGGGTAGCAGACCGTCGTCCCCGGCTAATTCCCTCG GAATTGGCGATCCAGTGGTGGCGTCCAGACTGTCCAACATTCATGGCGGCGGGCACACAGAATTGGCCAGCGCCAGAAGATTGCGACTGGAGAACGAGCGACTGGTGGCCGAGGTCGCGAGGTTGAGGAGGCTGTTGttgagcggcgcggcgcgcgGCGAGGTCGGCGCCGAGGACGCCGCGATGGAGGAGGAGGCCCGCTTCGTCGCCCTGGAAATGGAACTGCAGCACGCGAAGGAAGCGCTGCAGGCATTGAAGACCGACCGAAAGCGGCTCAAAGCGGAGAAGTTCGATCTGCTCAATCAGATGAAGGCGCTTTACGGCACCCTCGAGGACAAGGAGCGCGAACTGCGCGATTTTATACGAAATTACGAACAG CGGATGCGGGAGAACGAGGCGACCCTGGGACGTCTTCAGCAGCAAGGAGCCGGCATACCGTCAGAGGAACGTGAACGGGAAAGGGAGAGGGAACGCTGGAGTCTTTTAAGGGCGGCGAGGGACGAGGCCGATCGAAGCCTGAGCCTCGCGGCTAGTTTGGCGGACAAAGAAGCCGCCCTCTCGCACGCACACGCGACCATAAAAGAG CTGCAACGTCAGCTGGCGGaacgcggcggcggcggcgggaTCTGCCTGAGCGATCAGGAGTCCCTGGTATCGTTTCCACGAGGCAGCGTGAACGGCGCCGCGACTCCCGGTGCCGGGAGCAGcagcggcggtggcggcggtggtGGAGGCTGCGCTGTCATCCCCCACGTGAATTCACAGCCGCCGTTGGGCATCACCGAACTCGGCGTGTCCGTGGGAAACGCGGGCGGCGGTGTAGGTGCGGGAGGATCCTCTGGCGGTCAGGCCGGCGATCGCGGCAGCTGCAGCGCTGACAGCGGGGTCCGCGGGTCAAGCGACCGCGAAAGCGGTGGCGCGACCAGCGTCGGCGGAAATCTCTCGGACTCCACGACGGACG GCACGCCGACAATTACGGTCGAGGGCAGCGGTCTCGACATGGACAGCATCTCCGTGGTATCCTCCGTAGCACCACCCCATATATACCAAT CCGCGACCACGCCGAAGGATTGCAGTCCCACGTTATCGCCGCTAAACGCATTCTCAAGGTCCATGGACAATTCTTCGCTATCGCGATCCGTCGAGCAGCTATCCAGCCCGCTGGAATCCGAACCGAGGAGGAACAAGCAGCCGCCACCTGTCGTCGCACCTGCCGCGCATTCGCGATCATCCGCCACTCGCGGCGGCACATGGGGATCCATTTCAAG AGTGTTCGCCCGTTCGCGACATCGGAAGACGGCAAACAGCACCAGCGCCGGAAGCGGCAGCAACGAGGCCGCGGATGGCTTTGATCCATATCGATCGTGGTCGCCGCTGACCGAAGAGGGTTACGCCGAAAAACTTCGTTTGCTTCGTGAAGCGGCCTCCGTGCCTATGGAACGATGGCGAGCCCCGACTGTTTTAGCCTGGTTAGAGGTTGCTCTCGGGATGCCGCAGTATGGTCCACGATGCGCCGAGAATGTGAAATCGGGCAAG GTTTTACTCGAGTTAAGCGATGCCGAGCTAGAGGCCGGTTTAGGCGTGACGCATCCACTTCATCGAAAGAAGCTGCGCCTGGCCATCGAGGAACACCGGCATCCAAGCCACGTTCGGTACCCTTGCATCGCTCAACTCGGTCATACTTGGGTCAGCTCCGAATGGCTGCCGGATCTCGGCCTGGCCCAGTACTCGGAAAGTTTTGCCACCAACATGGTGGATGCACGTATGCTGGACCATCTGAGCAAAAAAGAGCTCGAGAAGCTTCTCGGAGTCACGAGGAAGTTTCATCAGGCGAGCATCGTTCACGGTATTCATCTGCTGCGAATGCTGAATTATGATCGACAG GCGCTCGCTGTCAGGAGACATCAATGCGAGCAGGTTGATACGGATCCTTTGGTCTGGACGAATCAAAGGTTCATTCGGTGGGCGAGGAATATCGATCTCACGGAATACGCCGAGAATTTGAAAG ACTCGGGTGTACACGGTGCCCTGGTTGTATTGGAACCGTCGTTCACTGGCGACACCATGGCCACCGCGTTGGGCATACCGCCGGCCAAGCATATGATTAGACGGCACCTAACCGCCGAATTGGAAGCGCTCGTTCTGCCAGCAAG AAGTCAGCTGGAGGTGGTCCCGAGGAACAGCACCGGCGGAGGTGGCCGTCCGATgagcaccgcgagcgcgggcggtAGTCTGGGTCGCGGGAACAGGGCCCTTCATCTACAGCACCATCAGAGCTCGTTGTCGGCCCTCCACATGACGGCGAATCACACCGGCACCGTCGACAGACGCAGATCCAGCCTCAGG ACCTGCAGTCTTCTTTACTTGAAAAAG GGATCCTTGAGCAGAGCGTTCGGTCTCCGGCCTAGAAGCGAGAAGGCATCACCATCGTCGTCCTCGGACACCGGCAGCCTCGTCAGCCAATGTCAGTATATGAGCAGCAGCGTTCGCAGCACctcgccgccaccgccgcagCTTCCGCCGCGGCCGATGACATCCGGCAGTGGTAGTGGCAAACGACACCGTCGCGTCAAGAGCATCGGCGACATCGAGTACATAAGCACGGCCGCGGTGAGCACCCCGGTCTGA